In Phacochoerus africanus isolate WHEZ1 chromosome 16, ROS_Pafr_v1, whole genome shotgun sequence, one genomic interval encodes:
- the ANKRD7 gene encoding ankyrin repeat domain-containing protein 7, protein MKKLFNIWRRKDEPHSSCFHLPIGRAIIGPSAYPGYNLRDKGLKKLHQAAAVGDLEKVMKYLRLKKQDVNMQDREHRTPLHLACANGYSNIASLLLEKKCKENILDGESRSPLTKAIQCDKESCAAILLEHGADPNLVDLNGNTALHYAASHQRVSLAKKLLEHKANLEAQNKDGYTPFLLAVTENNVEMVKFLLKSGADVNASDKNQRTALMIALSNEPTSLISLLLQQEVDLSCQDIYGFTAEEYASFNGFTIYHQLIANYEEEKQVKQISTSVDTILDTIFNTEELEEGKKIENEQFFLNLADSSFTCLLEGFICLIWDPPCSLLCLPCCSVTYSALLSVSFLLAFWIESPMRA, encoded by the exons ATGAAGAAGCTCTTCAACATATGGAGAAGGAAGGATGAGCCTCACAGTTCCTGCTTCCACCTACCCATAGGCCGGGCCATCATTGGTCCCTCCGCATATCCAGGCTACAACCTTCGAGATAAGGGTTTAAAGAAACTTCACCAAGCTGCCGCAGTTGGGGATTTAGAGAAGGTGATGAAGTATCTTCGGCTCAAGAAACAAGATGTGAACATGCAGGACAGAGAACACAG AACACCTTTGCACCTGGCCTGTGCTAATGGATATTCAAATATTGCATCTCTCTTACTTgagaaaaaatgcaaagaaaacattCTGGATGGAGAAAGTAGATCTCCATTGACTAAG GCAATACAGTGTGACAAGGAGAGTTGTGCTGCTATTCTTCTAGAACATGGTGCAGACCCAAACCTGGTGGATTTAAATGGAAATACTGCTCTTCATTATGCTGCCTCTCATCAAAGAGTCTCATTAGCTAAAAAACTGCTTGAACACAAAGCTAATCTTGAAGCTCAAAATAAG GATGGGTATACTCCATTTTTACTTGCCGTTACTGAAAATAATGTGGAAATGGTAAAATTTCTTCTAAAGAGTGGGGCAGATGTGAATGCTTCAGATAAAAATCAGAG AACAGCCCTTATGATTGCTCTCAGTAACGAACCAACAAGTTTAATCAGCCTACTTCTTCAGCAAGAAGTGGACCTATCTTGCCAAGATATTTATGGATTTACAGCTGAGGAATATGCTTCTTTCAATGGTTTTACTAT ATACCATCAATTAATTGCTAATTATGAAGAGGAGAAGCAAGTTAAACAGATATCCACCTCAGTGGACACAATTTTGGACACTATATTTAATACAGAAGAACTGGAGGAAGGTAAGAAGATAGAAAATGAACag ttttttttaaatttggcggACTCTTCCTTTACCTGTCTCCTGGAAGGGTTTATTTGCCTCATATGGGATCCTCCGTGCAGCCTTCTGTGTCTGCCCTGCTGTTCAGTCACTTACAGTGCtttattatctgtctctttcCTCCTTGCCTTTTGGATTGAGAGCCCCATGAGAGCTTGA